From the Primulina tabacum isolate GXHZ01 chromosome 3, ASM2559414v2, whole genome shotgun sequence genome, one window contains:
- the LOC142538763 gene encoding uncharacterized protein LOC142538763, producing MEEGSELSTGRCRGRGSGRCRARTRVDDDNVTQTVGQLEKLRINELVLRDRVKMWWSTNFMTLDALKIVLYWDIFKLKFRESYCPPSFYSSKASELHNMKLGDMLVEKYADTFYAMLIYAPYVAASQSLSQLDKKTVQALDGALGNIILAPSHTSQRPLHQFSGRGGQQQNQPPVRVLALNEDEAQTAPSYGSSQVKPHESNCPVHELKLTAIVFSLKIWRHYLFLEQFIQGNAICVSKISIEPELIQIVKLAQKTDDQVQKYFDLVSQGHQSGFTIYSDVSIRLNGRLVAPDIFEFRIAILKESHCTCYSVQPRGRKMYHVIRPQFWWKNKKKDVAKFVSCCIVCQQVKAECMRPGGLLHHLEVPQWNFEHI from the exons ATGGAAGAAGGAAGTGAACTGTCTACTGGTAGGTGTCGTGGTCGAGGTAGCGGACGTTGTAGAGCTCGTACTCGTGTTGATGATGATAATGTTACCCAAACTGTTGGTCAGTTAGAGAAACTTAGGATTAATGAGTTAGTT TTGAGGGATCGTGTTAAGATGTGGTGGTCTACTAATTTTATGACTCTAGATGCTCTGAAGATTGTTCTATATTGGGATATCTTTAAGTTGAAGTTTCGGGAGAGTTATTGTCCACCGTCATTCTACAGTTCTAAGGCTTCCGAACTACATAATATGAAATTGGGAGATATGTTAGTTGAAAAATATGCTGATACTTTTTACGCTATGTTGATATATGCTCCTTATGTTGCTGCTAGTCAG AGTTTGTCCCAGCTAGACAAGAAAACAGTTCAAGCCCTTGATGGAGCACTTGGTAACATAATTTTAGCACCATCTCACACTTCTCAACGACCTTTGCATCAATTTAGTGGTCGTGGTGGTCAACAACAAAATCAACCACCTGTTCGTGTGCTTGCATTGAATGAGGATGAGGCTCAGACAGCTCCAT CCTATGGTTCTAGTCAAGTGAAACCACATGAATCTAATTGTCCTGTCCATGAATTGAAATTGACTGCTATTGTATTTTCTCttaagatttggaggcattatctctTTCTCGAGCAATTT ATTCAAGGAAATGCCATTTGTGTGTCTAAGATTTCTattgaaccagagttgattcAGATTGTCAAATTAGCTCAAAAAACTGATGATCAAGTtcagaaatattttgatttagtgTCACAAGGACATCAATCCGGGTTCACAATTTATTCAGATGTTTCTATTCGTTTGAATGGAAGGTTAGTTGCTCCTGATATTTTTGAATTTCGTATAGCCATCCTTAAAGAATCTCACTGTACTTGTTATAGTGTCCAGCCTAGAGGTAGGAAAATGTATCATGTTATAAGacctcagttttggtggaagaacAAGAAAAAGGATGTGGCTAAGTTTGTATCCTGTTGTATAGTCtgtcagcaagttaaagcagaATGTATGAGACCAGGAGGATTACTACACCATCTTGAAGTTCCTCAATGGAACTTTGAGCACATATGA